The Herminiimonas arsenitoxidans sequence GCACGCGTTCATCAAATCCTTGTCCGCGCGTATTCAAATTACGCTGATGTTGCGAGCGATGCAAGCGCAACAATTCTGCTTTCCATGCCGCGCTGTCAGCGTCAAACGGTGTGTAGAGATCCGTACGCATCGCGACGGTTTTTGCATCCTGATTCAGCACCGCCCATATTGACAATTTTTCTGCCAAAGCAACTGCGCGGAACAAGGCATACGTGCGTTGATGCGTGATATTGCTGTCGTTCCCGTGTGGCATAAACACTAGATCGGGTTGACGTTGCGATAAGTAATCACGAATGATTTCCTGATTCGCAACATCCAGACGTGGATTACCTTTTTCATCCGGCGGCAAACGCAAGAAGCTAATACGCTCCGACGGCAAGCCGAAGAATGCACAACTTGCAACTTGTTCAGCTTCGCGCAGAACAGCTTTTTCATCATTCGTATGTGCATTGGCAAAACCATCTTCGACGCCACTTGCACCTGTCGTCAATACCGCCAGATGTATCGTATCGCCACGTTGATGAAAGTAGCGCAAGGTAATAGCGATCGCATCAAAGTCATCCGGATGCGGTGCCAGTATCACCAGTGTGAGTGGCGATGACAACGACAACTGATGCAGATTCAGTGGCACGCCTTTAGCCGATGTTTGTAATGATGAAAACATCATCGCACCTTTATCACTTGACTATGGTGCCGGCCTTCAATGCCGCGACTGTTTCCTTGTAACCACCTATCAATTTGCCATCGACGAACACTTGCGGAAACGTAGGCCAGCCACTCCACATCTTGATTGCCAGACGCGGCTTCCACATTGAAAAGTAATTACCGTATTCCAGATACTGGAAATTGACACCGGCGTCCGACAAGGCAGTACGCGCTTTTTTAACGAAAGGATTGAGTCCCATGCCAACCACCACAACTTTATTAGTTGCGATGGCATGGGCTACTTCGTTGACAGTTTTTTGATGATAAGCGGCGATGTAATGAGTGACATCCGGCGACAATTTGTCAGAAGATAAAACAGGGCGAGTCATGATGCTCCTTGAATTTTTGATCAGCAGCAAATATCTGCCATTATTTTTCCAACGCTATTTGCGGTGGCGTTAGAGGTTCTTCCTTGATGCCACGTGCCTTGCGCATCATGCGCTTGACCCAATGTTCCAGATCATCAATATAGGTAAACACCGCAGGCACCACCAGCAAACTCAGCAAGGTCGAGGTTATCAAGCCGCCGATCACCGTGATCGCCATCGGCGAACGGAAACTAGGATCAGCGCCCCAGCCCAGCGCCAATGGCAACATGCCGGCACCCATCGCAATCGTCGTCATGATAATCGGACGACTACGTTTATGACAGGCGTCAACCAAGGCATCGTAGCGATTCATCCCTTGCTGACGCGCCAGAATTGCATAGTCGACCAGCAAGATTGAGTTCTTCGTCACGATGCCCATCAACATGATCAAACCGATCATCGATGGCATCGACAAGGCGCGGCCCGTCAGCAATAGTGCGACGAAAGCACCTCCGATGGACAAAGGCAAAGCAGCCAAAATCGTGATCGGTTGCATGAAGTCTTTGAACAACAAGACCAGCACGCAGTAGATACACAAGACACCAATCAACATCGCCAGACCGAAGCTGTTAAACAGCGCCTGCATCTCTTGCGCATCACCCAGTTCAGCGATCTTTACCGCTGGCGGCAGATTCCGCATCGATGGCAGGGCGCGTGCTTCGGTATTCAATTCACCTAATGAACGCGAACCCAGTTCCACATCCAACGTCACGTTGCGGCTGCGATTTAAACGATCGATTTGCGCCGGGCCACTATCCATATATACAGACGCGACATTGCCCAACATCACCGGGCCATTTTTACCCGGCACCGTCAGACGTTCAATTGCAGCCAGATCGGCGCGCATATTGTCTGGCAGCTTGATACGTATAGGCACCTGGCGCTCGGACAAATTCAGCTTGGGCAAATTCATATCGTAGTCACCGGCAGTGGCAACACGTACGGTTTCGCCCATGCTAGAGGTTGTCACGCCAAGATCAGCCGCACGCGCAGTATCGGGACGCACGATGATTTCAGGACGCACCAGCGATGCACTGGAAGTGACATTGCCTATACCTTTCAGGCCACGCAATTC is a genomic window containing:
- a CDS encoding glutaredoxin, with protein sequence MTRPVLSSDKLSPDVTHYIAAYHQKTVNEVAHAIATNKVVVVGMGLNPFVKKARTALSDAGVNFQYLEYGNYFSMWKPRLAIKMWSGWPTFPQVFVDGKLIGGYKETVAALKAGTIVK
- a CDS encoding PIG-L deacetylase family protein, with amino-acid sequence MFSSLQTSAKGVPLNLHQLSLSSPLTLVILAPHPDDFDAIAITLRYFHQRGDTIHLAVLTTGASGVEDGFANAHTNDEKAVLREAEQVASCAFFGLPSERISFLRLPPDEKGNPRLDVANQEIIRDYLSQRQPDLVFMPHGNDSNITHQRTYALFRAVALAEKLSIWAVLNQDAKTVAMRTDLYTPFDADSAAWKAELLRLHRSQHQRNLNTRGQGFDERVLAVNRKTGRELDAEYAEAFELERYGSDD